The Microbacterium luteum genome includes a region encoding these proteins:
- a CDS encoding IS30 family transposase gives MAPLSLSEPSGRFLSILDRERIAVGVARGESIREIARVIGRAPSTVMRELNRNRGKTPRYRPRWTTRPALRAPSYSPSTAQFRADKRMVRPKPSKLALDDRLRVEVERRLRLGCSPEQVSHRLRVDFPDDEGMRISHEAIYRSLFVQGRGELRNELTRHLRSGRTTRKPRARTQRQAAAASGKKIPGMVMISDRPAEVDDRAVPGHWEGDLIIGKDGLSQIGTLVERATRFVILLHLPHRRDAETVADQMITQMTLLPEHLRRSITWDQGSEMAAHERVTASLDLRDGVFFCDPHSPWQRGSNENTNGLLRQYFPKGTDLAGYTADYLDYVAAQLNARPRKTLNWATPAEALQKLLSNPTSNGVALTG, from the coding sequence ATGGCGCCGCTGTCTCTTTCTGAACCATCGGGTCGATTCCTCTCGATCCTTGATCGTGAGCGGATTGCGGTAGGGGTAGCGCGTGGGGAGTCGATACGGGAGATCGCTCGCGTGATCGGCCGTGCCCCATCGACGGTGATGCGGGAGCTGAACCGGAACCGGGGCAAGACGCCCCGCTATCGACCTCGCTGGACCACACGTCCCGCGTTGCGGGCGCCGTCGTATTCACCGTCGACCGCGCAGTTCCGAGCGGACAAGCGGATGGTGCGCCCGAAGCCCTCCAAACTCGCGCTGGATGACCGGTTGCGGGTCGAGGTGGAGCGGCGCCTGAGGCTGGGGTGTTCACCGGAGCAGGTCAGTCACCGGCTGAGGGTGGACTTCCCCGATGATGAAGGCATGCGCATTTCGCATGAGGCGATCTACCGGTCTCTGTTCGTGCAGGGCCGGGGCGAGCTCCGCAACGAACTGACCCGCCACCTGCGTTCCGGACGCACGACCCGCAAGCCCCGCGCCCGCACGCAACGGCAGGCTGCTGCAGCTTCGGGGAAAAAGATCCCCGGGATGGTGATGATCAGCGACCGGCCAGCAGAAGTCGATGACCGTGCCGTTCCCGGCCACTGGGAAGGCGACCTGATCATCGGGAAGGACGGTCTATCCCAGATCGGCACCCTGGTCGAACGCGCCACCCGGTTCGTAATCCTGCTGCACCTGCCCCACCGTCGTGACGCTGAGACAGTCGCCGACCAGATGATCACCCAGATGACACTGCTCCCCGAGCATCTGCGCCGCTCGATCACCTGGGACCAAGGAAGCGAAATGGCCGCCCATGAACGCGTAACAGCCAGCCTGGACTTGCGCGACGGGGTGTTCTTCTGCGACCCCCACTCACCCTGGCAACGCGGCAGCAACGAGAACACCAACGGCCTCCTCAGACAGTACTTCCCCAAGGGCACCGACCTCGCTGGCTACACCGCCGACTACCTCGACTACGTCGCCGCGCAACTCAACGCCAGACCCCGAAAGACCCTGAACTGGGCCACACCCGCCGAAGCCCTCCAGAAGCTACTCTCGAACCCAACAAGCAACGGTGTTGCACTGACCGGCTGA
- a CDS encoding SDR family NAD(P)-dependent oxidoreductase, with the protein MARFLLIAASSAIGAATVDVLTEAGHEVVTTARSPGADIALDATDFDAVDRAVEQAGPLDGVACFAGSMLLKPAHLTSREQYDGVVAASLTTAFATVRAAGRHLRNGGSVLLVSSAAAMAGLSHHEAIAAAKAGVMGLTLSAAATYASSGLRVNAVAPGLTQTPLTASLTANEGSRKVSEAMHALGRLGEPADVARAVAFLLDPANSWITGQVLGVDGGLGSLRPRPRA; encoded by the coding sequence ATGGCCAGATTCCTCCTCATCGCCGCATCCAGCGCCATCGGCGCCGCGACCGTCGACGTCCTGACCGAGGCCGGTCACGAGGTCGTCACCACGGCGCGCTCGCCCGGCGCGGACATCGCCCTCGACGCGACGGACTTCGACGCCGTCGACCGGGCGGTCGAGCAGGCTGGTCCCCTCGATGGCGTCGCGTGCTTCGCCGGGTCGATGCTGCTGAAGCCCGCGCACCTCACGTCGCGCGAGCAGTACGACGGGGTGGTCGCGGCGTCGCTGACGACGGCCTTCGCGACGGTGCGCGCCGCCGGGCGCCACTTGCGGAACGGCGGGTCGGTCCTGCTGGTCTCATCGGCCGCCGCGATGGCGGGCCTGTCCCACCACGAGGCCATCGCCGCGGCGAAGGCCGGGGTGATGGGACTGACGCTGTCGGCTGCGGCGACCTACGCGTCGTCGGGCCTGCGGGTGAACGCGGTCGCGCCGGGACTGACCCAGACGCCGCTGACGGCATCCCTCACCGCCAACGAGGGGTCGCGCAAGGTCTCCGAGGCGATGCACGCGCTCGGCCGTCTCGGGGAGCCGGCCGATGTCGCCCGCGCCGTCGCGTTCCTCCTCGATCCGGCGAACTCGTGGATCACCGGGCAGGTGCTCGGCGTCGACGGCGGCCTCGGCTCGCTCCGCCCTCGCCCGCGCGCCTGA
- a CDS encoding NAD-dependent epimerase/dehydratase family protein, with the protein MSVLVTGASGYLGGAVATALVARGDEVRTLQRRPSRVPGAQDHLGSIEDPALVSRALEGVDTVVHLAAKVSLAGQTRDFARVNVDGTRALLAAAKSSGVNRFVQVSSPSVAHAGAALTGVGTEPASPDHARGDYARTKARGELLALAADDDRLRVVAIRPHLVWGPGDPQLVARIVARARAGRLPLIDGGTALIDSTYIDNAVTSIIAGADRADVAHGRAFVVTNGEPRPVGELIAGMCRAAGVAPPSWSVPGWLARGAGSVVERVWAVRPGADEPPMTRFLAEQLSTAHWFDLRETRAALDWSPAVSLDEGFARLAASFA; encoded by the coding sequence GTGAGCGTGCTCGTCACGGGAGCATCCGGATACCTCGGCGGCGCCGTCGCGACGGCTCTGGTCGCGCGCGGTGACGAGGTGCGGACGCTGCAGCGGCGCCCCTCGCGTGTTCCCGGAGCCCAGGATCACCTCGGGTCGATCGAGGATCCCGCGCTCGTCTCGCGTGCCCTCGAGGGCGTGGACACGGTGGTGCACCTGGCGGCGAAGGTGTCGCTGGCGGGGCAGACCCGCGACTTCGCCCGCGTGAACGTCGACGGCACGCGCGCGCTGCTCGCCGCGGCGAAGAGTTCCGGCGTGAACCGGTTCGTGCAGGTGTCCTCGCCGTCGGTGGCGCACGCGGGCGCCGCGCTCACCGGAGTCGGCACCGAGCCGGCCTCACCCGACCACGCTCGCGGCGACTATGCCCGCACGAAGGCGCGGGGGGAACTCCTCGCACTGGCAGCCGACGACGACCGTCTGCGTGTGGTCGCCATCCGACCTCACCTCGTGTGGGGGCCGGGCGACCCTCAGCTGGTCGCTCGGATCGTCGCCCGCGCCCGGGCGGGACGGCTGCCGCTCATCGACGGCGGGACGGCGCTGATCGACTCGACCTACATCGACAACGCCGTCACCTCGATCATCGCCGGTGCCGATCGTGCCGATGTCGCTCACGGACGTGCCTTCGTCGTGACCAACGGCGAGCCGCGGCCGGTCGGCGAGCTCATCGCGGGGATGTGCCGTGCGGCGGGGGTCGCCCCGCCGTCGTGGAGCGTGCCGGGGTGGCTCGCCCGCGGAGCGGGGAGCGTGGTGGAGCGCGTCTGGGCGGTGCGACCCGGTGCCGACGAACCGCCCATGACCCGTTTCCTGGCCGAGCAGCTCTCCACCGCGCACTGGTTCGACCTGCGTGAGACGCGCGCCGCGCTGGACTGGTCTCCCGCGGTCTCGCTCGACGAGGGATTCGCGCGCCTCGCGGCCTCATTCGCGTGA
- a CDS encoding alpha/beta fold hydrolase: MVISPAETTLPPVRGLDDRFRRTLEVPGVLADAGRTRTWHHLDTADRLTDLGAVPVGTILAVHGNPTWSFHWRRIADESVRRAERGEPTWRVVAVDQLEMGFSDRTDLTRTLEQRVADLGAFTDAIGLDGPVVTLGHDWGGVISLGWAVDHPDQLAGVVTLNTAVHHPDGRPIPAALRVAGARGVLAVSTVQTTAFLDTTLALAESRLPIDVRAGYRAPYLTAERRRGVGAFVADIPVGPTHPSHTELTRIAAGVRELGVPALLLWGPRDPVFQQRYLDDLIDRMPNADVHRFEGAGHLVAEDRPYATAVLDWLDRRVDASPPVPTASEPAPRATGAFVPMWHRLDERADDDTVAAIDMTCTPPQTVSWRRLHDRVTVLATGLHRLGVRPGDRVSLLVRPGPTLTAVVYACLRIGAVVVVADAGLGVAGLTRAVRGASPDVLIGETVALAAARTLGWPGTKISVDRLPSLTARALGVARSLAEVAELGSDGDALPEPGPDDVAAVLFTSGSTGPAKGVVYTHGQLAALRDVLGAHFDVTDQAGLVTGFAPFALLGPALGTRSVTPDMDVSAPRTLTARAVAAAVEAAHASIVFLSPAAILNVVATAGDLTADDRAALAGVETFLSTGAPIGAELLWAAQRVFPNAQPHTPYGMTECLLVTDITLAGIREAAEAPDDGVCVGTPIDGVRVRVSALDAAGRASGAPGHTPGLLGEIIVAAPHLKSRYDRLALTDADAVRDTADDDEQGLRWHRTGDVGHLDERGRLWVEGRLPHVLTTEHGPLAPVGGEQQVERVAGVRRAAVVGVGPSGLQRPVAVVETTDPATRAGLADPELTARVRAGVDLPLAAVLVVPELPTDIRHNSKIDRSRLSVWADAVCAGRKPVAP; encoded by the coding sequence CTGGTGATCTCGCCCGCCGAGACCACCCTTCCCCCCGTCCGCGGGCTCGACGACCGCTTCCGGCGCACCCTCGAGGTTCCCGGCGTCCTCGCCGACGCGGGCCGCACGCGCACGTGGCACCATCTGGACACCGCAGACAGGCTGACCGATCTCGGCGCCGTGCCCGTCGGCACCATCCTCGCGGTGCACGGCAACCCGACGTGGTCGTTCCACTGGCGGCGCATCGCCGACGAGTCGGTGCGGCGGGCCGAGCGCGGCGAACCGACGTGGCGCGTGGTCGCCGTCGACCAGCTCGAGATGGGATTCTCCGACCGCACCGACCTCACCCGCACGCTCGAGCAGCGTGTGGCCGACCTCGGCGCCTTCACCGACGCGATCGGCCTCGACGGACCGGTGGTGACCTTGGGGCACGACTGGGGCGGCGTGATCTCGCTCGGGTGGGCGGTCGATCATCCCGACCAGCTCGCCGGGGTGGTCACGCTCAACACCGCCGTCCATCATCCCGACGGCCGCCCGATCCCCGCAGCGCTGCGGGTGGCGGGAGCGCGGGGCGTGCTCGCCGTTTCGACCGTGCAGACGACCGCCTTCCTCGACACGACCCTCGCGCTGGCCGAGTCCCGTCTTCCGATCGACGTGCGAGCGGGGTACCGAGCCCCCTATCTCACCGCCGAGCGCCGCCGCGGCGTCGGCGCCTTCGTCGCCGACATCCCGGTGGGCCCGACGCATCCCAGTCACACCGAGCTCACCCGCATCGCCGCGGGTGTACGCGAGCTGGGGGTTCCCGCGCTGCTGCTCTGGGGACCGCGCGACCCGGTGTTCCAGCAGCGCTATCTCGACGATCTCATCGACCGGATGCCCAACGCCGACGTGCACCGCTTCGAAGGCGCCGGACACCTCGTGGCCGAGGACCGGCCGTACGCGACGGCGGTGCTCGACTGGCTCGACCGGCGTGTCGACGCGTCGCCGCCCGTGCCGACGGCCTCCGAGCCGGCGCCCCGCGCCACCGGGGCTTTCGTGCCGATGTGGCATCGCCTCGACGAGCGCGCCGACGACGACACGGTCGCGGCGATCGACATGACCTGCACGCCGCCGCAGACGGTGAGCTGGCGCCGGCTGCACGACCGGGTCACCGTCCTGGCGACGGGGCTGCACCGCCTGGGGGTGCGCCCGGGCGACCGCGTCTCTTTGCTCGTGCGTCCCGGGCCCACGCTCACCGCCGTCGTCTACGCCTGCCTGCGCATCGGAGCGGTCGTCGTCGTGGCCGACGCGGGCCTGGGCGTCGCCGGCCTCACCCGGGCCGTGCGCGGGGCGAGCCCCGACGTGCTGATCGGCGAGACGGTCGCGCTCGCCGCGGCCCGCACCCTCGGGTGGCCGGGTACGAAGATCTCCGTGGATCGTCTGCCGTCCCTGACCGCGAGGGCGCTCGGCGTCGCCCGGAGCCTCGCGGAGGTGGCCGAGCTCGGCTCCGACGGCGATGCTCTGCCGGAACCCGGCCCCGACGACGTGGCAGCGGTGCTGTTCACGTCGGGATCGACCGGTCCGGCCAAGGGGGTCGTCTACACCCACGGTCAGCTCGCCGCCCTGCGAGACGTGCTCGGTGCGCACTTCGACGTGACCGATCAGGCGGGCCTGGTCACCGGCTTCGCGCCGTTCGCCCTGCTGGGGCCCGCCCTCGGAACCCGTTCGGTGACACCCGATATGGATGTCTCCGCCCCGCGAACCCTCACCGCACGAGCCGTGGCCGCCGCCGTCGAAGCCGCGCACGCGAGCATCGTCTTCCTGTCGCCCGCGGCGATCCTCAATGTCGTCGCCACCGCCGGTGACCTCACCGCCGACGACCGGGCGGCGCTCGCCGGAGTCGAGACCTTCCTGTCCACCGGCGCACCGATCGGCGCCGAGCTGCTCTGGGCGGCCCAGCGGGTCTTCCCGAACGCGCAGCCGCACACCCCATACGGCATGACCGAGTGCCTGCTGGTCACCGACATCACGCTCGCCGGCATCCGAGAAGCCGCCGAGGCCCCGGACGACGGGGTGTGTGTCGGAACGCCGATCGACGGTGTGCGCGTGCGCGTGAGCGCGCTCGACGCCGCCGGTCGCGCGAGTGGTGCGCCCGGGCACACCCCGGGTCTGCTCGGCGAGATCATCGTCGCCGCGCCGCACCTGAAGTCCCGCTACGACCGTCTCGCGCTGACCGACGCCGACGCGGTGCGCGACACCGCCGACGACGACGAGCAGGGCCTGCGGTGGCACCGGACCGGCGATGTCGGGCACCTCGATGAGCGGGGGAGGCTGTGGGTCGAGGGACGGCTCCCGCACGTGCTGACCACAGAGCACGGGCCGCTCGCCCCGGTCGGCGGTGAACAGCAGGTCGAACGGGTCGCCGGTGTGCGCCGCGCGGCGGTCGTGGGGGTCGGTCCCTCGGGTCTGCAGCGCCCGGTCGCCGTCGTGGAGACGACCGACCCGGCGACGCGCGCCGGGCTCGCCGATCCGGAGCTGACGGCACGCGTCCGCGCGGGCGTCGATCTGCCGCTCGCGGCGGTGCTCGTCGTTCCGGAGCTGCCCACCGACATCCGGCACAACTCCAAGATCGATCGCTCTCGGCTGTCGGTGTGGGCGGATGCGGTGTGCGCCGGGCGGAAGCCGGTGGCGCCGTGA
- a CDS encoding 3-oxoacyl-ACP synthase III — protein MRRVPLAGNATTRFSNVSLLSVASVLPTRVTSSDDIEARLGPALQRLKLRPGLLRRVAGVLERRNWASGESSDAATIVAGERALREAGVDASEVGLLINTSVSRKHLEPSVAVTLHHGLGLPTSAVNFDVANACLGFVSGMNLAASMIESGQIRYAIIVNGEDADDIQVNTIERLKGEGIGRDAFMSEFASLTLGSGAAAAVLGRADEHPEGHRILGGVTRAATQFHELCVGSVDGMFTDAKALLRGGLELVVSAWKDAASDWNWTGMDRYITHQVSSVHTNAIVKAARLDRAKVPTTFPEYGNVGPASIPITLDQEKRNLSRGDRVLLMGVGSGLNTAMMELAW, from the coding sequence ATGAGGAGGGTGCCGTTGGCTGGAAACGCGACGACCCGGTTCTCGAACGTCTCCCTGCTGTCGGTGGCGAGCGTGCTGCCGACGCGGGTCACGAGCTCCGACGACATCGAAGCGCGCCTGGGTCCGGCGCTGCAGCGGCTGAAGCTGCGGCCCGGATTGTTACGGCGCGTCGCCGGGGTCCTCGAGCGTCGCAACTGGGCGTCGGGGGAATCGTCCGACGCCGCCACCATCGTCGCGGGCGAGCGCGCACTCCGCGAGGCCGGCGTCGACGCGTCCGAGGTCGGTCTGCTCATTAACACCTCGGTCAGCCGCAAGCATCTCGAGCCCTCCGTCGCCGTCACCCTGCACCACGGCCTCGGGCTGCCGACGTCGGCGGTGAACTTCGACGTCGCCAATGCGTGCCTCGGCTTCGTGAGCGGGATGAACCTCGCCGCGAGCATGATCGAGTCCGGGCAGATCCGCTACGCCATCATCGTCAACGGCGAGGATGCCGACGACATCCAGGTCAACACCATCGAGCGCCTCAAGGGCGAGGGGATCGGGCGCGACGCGTTCATGAGCGAGTTCGCCTCGCTCACGCTCGGCTCCGGAGCGGCGGCGGCGGTGCTCGGACGGGCGGACGAGCATCCCGAGGGCCACCGCATCCTGGGCGGGGTGACCCGTGCGGCGACCCAGTTCCACGAGCTGTGCGTCGGCAGCGTCGACGGCATGTTCACCGACGCGAAGGCCCTGCTGCGCGGGGGCCTCGAGCTCGTGGTGTCGGCGTGGAAGGATGCGGCGTCGGACTGGAACTGGACCGGCATGGACCGCTACATCACCCACCAGGTCTCGTCGGTGCACACCAACGCGATCGTGAAGGCCGCGCGGCTCGACCGCGCCAAGGTGCCCACGACCTTCCCCGAATACGGCAACGTCGGACCCGCGTCCATCCCCATCACCCTCGATCAGGAGAAGCGCAACCTCTCGCGCGGCGACCGGGTGCTCCTGATGGGCGTCGGGTCGGGCCTGAACACGGCGATGATGGAACTCGCCTGGTGA